The region ACACCAAGCTTGGTCAATATATAAATGTTATAGTGCAACAAAAGCAGAAAGTGGTTCTGACCTTATCAAAGCCCATGGCACAGAGTTTGTCTATTTTACGTGTGTAGTCAGGACTGGACACGGGAGCTCCAGCATAGACGTGAGACCACAGCCTCGCAGTCTGTTTGAACATTTCTGGGTTCTGCTTATACtttggagagggagagagagcttaGTAAGGATGGTTAAATGTAACAAAAGCACAGCAACAAGTgaagatacagagagacagacagtgcgTCTTTCCACAGAACAGCActgtcaatttaaaaaaaaaaaaaaaaaaaatgacagcaccAGATAGTTACCAAAATATAATTCCATAAAGAAATCTCCCTTGTTGTTCTTGTGTTTCACTATTTTGCTAAAACTGTTAATTGCTATCTGAATATGAGAGGTGCTGGGCAGTATTACCGcatcaaaaatcaacaaaatgtcTCTCTCACCTGGTTGGCTACTACTGCATCCTGTGGATCgtctggttctgctgcagcaAGGAGAGCCTGTAGAGACAATAGCACTGTCCGCAGTGTCATAGCAGCTGCCCTGGGTGACACAGGTTGACAAAAGTTTGAGCAGGTAAGTGGAGGAgagtgttttgggtttttttttttttaacttgtgtaAACACTGGAACATTGAGCACTATAGGTCGGAAGGTTCACACATCTCACTCACCACTGGTCTTTTAAAATGTCCAGACATATTGCTCCTGTCACAGAACTGATATTAGGGTGCCAGATCTTAGTGATGAAACGCACCTAAGAAAGACAGATGTGAGAGGTTATCCAGATAAGAATAATGaagtaatggaaaaaaaagaagcaggtgGCGGTTACATTGGGGGTATTCATATGCACAGTAGTATCCTGATTTTGAGTCTTATCCTTAACTTGATCATATTTGGATATAGTTGGGCAGTATGACGATGTGTAAAATATACACATTTGTctacagagatttttttttgtttttactataATAGCTGTTGCTTtaacatgttgtttttcagccaTTGCTACAAACCAAGAAGCAGAACTACTTTATGGTAAATCTGGATTTTTATATGATTTTGACACCTATGGATTTGGTTTTTCCATTTTATCATCAGTAATTCCCTAAGACTAGAGAAACAATGCTGTTTGTCTTCTGCATTGTTAGTATCAGACTCTTAAATCTTAGCATGCAAATTGTCACTGTATAATTTAGTACTGTAATCTGTCTCTCACTGAGAAATTACTGTGTAACACAAGTTACAAACCTGTGCAGAAAGCAGTGAGAAACCTGAATAACATGTTTACAAGCCAAAGCATCCTGCTGTCTGCTTCAGCTGGTGTGTTTAGGTTTTTCAAAATCAGATTATGCAAATCGAGGTTTAAAACCACAATATGATGCTTACTCAAAAACCATGATGTTAGCCAGGATAAAAGTGTGCATGTAAGGGCATGAGAgataaaaaggtcatacttaATTTTGCATAGGACTTGATGGAAGATACTAAAACACATACCTTTGGTGGGTTAAAAGGATAAGTTTCTGGAATTTTTATTTCAAGCTGATACCTGCcacctgggggaaaaaaagaagaaaaaacaacaaaattaaatcataaCATTTACATTAATGTGGTGGTATCTGGTGGTAATCTGGTGGCAAATATCTGGTGTGTGACAATACCTTCATATGGTGTATCTGGAGGACCTGCTATCTcccccctcagctctgtgaagtTCTCATCCACCAAATCTACTTTTATCTGGTTTTTACTTGTCTGTAAGTTTGGACAAAGGAGAGGGACACAA is a window of Toxotes jaculatrix isolate fToxJac2 chromosome 4, fToxJac2.pri, whole genome shotgun sequence DNA encoding:
- the ube2kb gene encoding ubiquitin-conjugating enzyme E2Kb (UBC1 homolog, yeast) — its product is MANIAVQRIKREFKEVLKSEETSKNQIKVDLVDENFTELRGEIAGPPDTPYEGGRYQLEIKIPETYPFNPPKVRFITKIWHPNISSVTGAICLDILKDQWAAAMTLRTVLLSLQALLAAAEPDDPQDAVVANQYKQNPEMFKQTARLWSHVYAGAPVSSPDYTRKIDKLCAMGFDKNAVIAALSSKSWDVETATELLLSN